A stretch of the Aggregatibacter sp. HMT-949 genome encodes the following:
- the ptsI gene encoding phosphoenolpyruvate-protein phosphotransferase PtsI, with product MISGIPASPGIVFGKALVLKEEKIVLDTTKITDDQVEAEVARFYEGRNAAVEQLNSIKDRAFASLGEEKAAIFEGHLMILEDEELEEEILDYLRSHNVNASVAASKIIDQQVAMLSEIDDEYLKERAGDIRDIGNRLIKNILGMPIVDLGDINEESILVAYDLTPSETAQLNLEKVLGFITDIGGRTSHTSIMARSLELPAIVGTNNVTEQVNTGDFLILDAVNNRIYINPTQAQIDELKALEAKLAEEKAELAKLKDLPAITLDGHKVDVVANIGTIRDCDGANRNGAEGVGLYRTEFLFMDRDQLPTEEEQFIAYKEVVEAMDGRLVVLRTMDIGGDKDLPYLDLPKEMNPFLGWRAIRIALDRREILHAQLRAVLRASAFGKLAVMFPMIISVEEIRELKSVMEILKAELRTEGKAFDENIQIGVMVETPSAAVNAKFLAKEVDFFSIGTNDLTQYTLAVDRGNELISHLYNPMQPSVLSLIKQVIDASHTEGKWTGMCGELAGDEHATLLLLGMGLDEFSMSAISVPRIKKLIRNVNFQDAKALADKALQQPTAAQIERLIEEFLAEKALN from the coding sequence ATGATCTCAGGTATTCCCGCATCCCCAGGTATTGTCTTTGGTAAGGCATTAGTGCTTAAAGAAGAAAAAATCGTTCTTGATACGACTAAAATTACAGATGATCAAGTTGAAGCTGAAGTGGCACGCTTTTATGAGGGCAGAAATGCCGCCGTTGAGCAATTAAATTCCATTAAGGATCGAGCATTCGCTTCATTGGGTGAAGAAAAAGCGGCGATTTTTGAAGGCCACTTAATGATTCTTGAAGACGAAGAATTAGAAGAGGAAATTTTAGATTATCTTCGTTCACATAACGTTAACGCTAGCGTCGCAGCAAGCAAAATTATCGATCAACAAGTGGCGATGCTGTCGGAAATCGATGATGAATATTTGAAAGAGCGAGCCGGTGATATTCGTGATATCGGTAATCGTTTAATTAAAAATATTTTAGGTATGCCGATTGTCGATCTTGGCGATATTAACGAGGAATCGATTCTTGTAGCGTATGATTTAACCCCATCCGAAACTGCACAGCTTAATCTTGAGAAAGTGCTTGGCTTCATCACCGACATCGGCGGTCGTACTTCTCATACTTCTATCATGGCGCGTTCTTTAGAATTACCGGCGATTGTGGGCACAAATAATGTCACCGAACAAGTTAATACCGGTGATTTCTTAATTCTTGACGCGGTAAATAACAGAATTTATATCAATCCGACTCAAGCTCAAATTGATGAATTAAAAGCATTGGAAGCAAAGCTAGCGGAAGAAAAAGCGGAATTGGCGAAATTAAAAGATCTTCCGGCAATTACTTTAGACGGTCATAAAGTGGACGTGGTGGCAAACATCGGAACCATTCGCGACTGCGACGGCGCTAATCGTAACGGTGCTGAGGGTGTAGGGCTATATCGTACCGAATTTTTATTTATGGATCGTGATCAATTACCGACCGAAGAAGAGCAGTTCATTGCTTATAAAGAAGTGGTAGAAGCGATGGATGGCCGCTTAGTGGTACTTCGCACGATGGATATCGGCGGCGATAAAGATTTGCCGTATTTGGATTTACCGAAAGAAATGAATCCATTCTTGGGCTGGCGCGCAATTCGTATCGCTTTAGATCGTCGTGAAATTCTGCATGCGCAATTACGCGCCGTGTTAAGAGCTTCCGCATTCGGTAAATTGGCGGTGATGTTCCCGATGATTATTTCGGTGGAAGAAATTCGTGAATTAAAATCCGTGATGGAAATCTTAAAAGCGGAATTGCGTACGGAAGGTAAAGCGTTTGATGAAAACATTCAAATTGGCGTGATGGTGGAAACGCCGTCTGCTGCGGTGAACGCAAAATTCTTAGCAAAAGAAGTCGATTTCTTTAGCATCGGTACTAATGACTTAACCCAATATACTTTAGCGGTCGATCGTGGTAATGAATTGATTTCTCACCTTTATAATCCAATGCAACCGTCTGTGTTGAGTTTAATTAAACAAGTCATTGATGCGTCGCACACCGAAGGTAAATGGACGGGAATGTGTGGCGAATTGGCTGGTGACGAGCATGCAACCTTATTGTTGCTCGGTATGGGGTTAGACGAGTTCAGTATGAGTGCGATTTCTGTGCCACGCATTAAAAAGTTAATCCGTAACGTGAATTTTCAAGATGCAAAAGCGCTTGCAGATAAGGCGTTACAGCAACCGACTGCAGCACAAATCGAGCGGTTAATTGAAGAATTTTTGGCAGAAAAAGCGCTAAACTAG
- the crr gene encoding PTS glucose transporter subunit IIA: MGLFDKLFGSKENKSVEVEIYAPLSGEIVNIEDVPDVVFSEKIVGDGIAIRPKGNKIVAPIDGVIGKIFETNHAFSMESKEGIELFVHFGIDTVELKGEGFTRIAQEGQAVKRGDTVIEFDLELLESKAKSVLTPVVVSNMDEISNIEKKSGEVVAGESIVLVLKK; this comes from the coding sequence ATGGGCTTATTTGACAAATTATTCGGTTCTAAAGAGAACAAATCGGTAGAAGTCGAAATTTATGCACCGCTTTCAGGTGAAATCGTAAATATCGAAGATGTACCTGATGTTGTGTTCTCTGAAAAAATCGTTGGTGACGGTATCGCTATCCGTCCGAAAGGCAACAAGATCGTAGCCCCGATTGATGGCGTTATCGGTAAAATTTTCGAAACCAACCACGCATTTTCAATGGAATCAAAAGAAGGGATTGAATTATTCGTTCACTTCGGCATTGATACTGTGGAATTAAAAGGCGAAGGGTTTACCCGCATCGCCCAAGAAGGCCAGGCTGTAAAACGTGGCGATACGGTGATTGAATTCGATCTTGAATTATTAGAATCCAAAGCAAAATCCGTATTAACGCCGGTTGTAGTTTCTAATATGGACGAAATTTCCAACATCGAGAAAAAATCAGGCGAAGTGGTTGCCGGTGAATCCATCGTGTTGGTACTCAAAAAATAG
- the manA gene encoding mannose-6-phosphate isomerase, class I, producing the protein MIYKLVGALRHYIWGGRHYIPQLLNIPTEENQHYAEYWLGAHASAPSILETEGKIQPLNDFVCQNSTALGAQSTALFGHALPYLLKILDVAKPLSIQLHPTKRQAEIGFAAENAKGIDLNDPKRIYKDDNHKPEMMIALSDFWLLHGFKCKDKILAAFECRPSLAPLAEKLRKQDLHDFYAEIMQADQASLAQWLVPLIEQNYAAYTADKLDLTNPDYWLLYTMDAMEISPQKLDAGLICFYLFNIVHCKIGEGIYQEAGIPHAYLRGQNIELMACSDNVIRGGLTPKYVDIPELLKIIDCREVEPQIISVAPQASRVFTYSTPAKDFALQNIRYECGETHHLTTQSAAILMVMKGQVKLDCAESTALNLEQGEAAFITAGSSYRVEGLMEGYAIVAKLP; encoded by the coding sequence ATGATTTATAAACTCGTCGGTGCCCTCCGGCATTATATTTGGGGTGGACGCCATTATATTCCGCAATTATTGAATATTCCCACCGAAGAAAACCAACATTACGCCGAATATTGGCTAGGCGCGCATGCTTCTGCGCCCTCCATACTTGAAACGGAAGGTAAAATTCAACCGCTTAACGACTTTGTATGCCAAAATAGCACCGCATTGGGGGCGCAAAGTACGGCGCTTTTTGGTCATGCGTTGCCGTATTTACTGAAAATTTTGGATGTGGCGAAACCGCTTTCTATTCAACTTCATCCGACGAAACGGCAAGCGGAAATTGGTTTTGCCGCAGAAAATGCTAAAGGCATTGATTTGAACGATCCAAAACGCATTTACAAAGACGATAATCACAAACCGGAAATGATGATTGCCTTATCGGATTTTTGGTTACTGCACGGTTTTAAATGCAAAGATAAAATTCTCGCCGCGTTCGAATGTCGTCCATCGCTTGCGCCATTGGCGGAAAAATTACGCAAACAAGATTTGCACGATTTCTATGCCGAGATAATGCAAGCGGATCAGGCCTCGCTAGCTCAATGGCTCGTCCCGCTGATTGAACAAAACTACGCCGCTTATACCGCCGATAAACTGGATTTAACGAATCCGGATTATTGGCTGCTTTATACAATGGATGCGATGGAGATTTCTCCACAAAAACTTGATGCGGGCTTAATTTGTTTTTATCTATTTAATATCGTTCATTGCAAAATCGGCGAAGGCATTTACCAAGAAGCCGGCATTCCACACGCTTATTTACGCGGACAAAATATCGAACTGATGGCTTGTTCGGATAATGTCATTCGCGGCGGCTTGACACCGAAATATGTGGATATTCCGGAATTGCTAAAAATCATCGATTGCCGTGAAGTGGAGCCACAAATTATCTCGGTCGCGCCGCAAGCATCGCGCGTATTTACTTATTCCACGCCGGCAAAAGACTTCGCCTTGCAAAATATTCGATACGAATGTGGTGAAACCCACCACTTAACGACACAAAGCGCTGCGATTTTGATGGTGATGAAAGGGCAAGTGAAGTTAGACTGCGCTGAGAGCACCGCATTGAACCTTGAACAAGGCGAAGCCGCTTTTATTACGGCCGGTTCTTCATATCGCGTGGAAGGCCTAATGGAAGGCTATGCAATCGTGGCGAAGCTACCTTAA
- a CDS encoding chaperone modulator CbpM — MKDIDITLTFNEILNVCACDRQWLLALIEEGVITVDGDPEQAIFSGFQMGRIRRAGRIGRDFEASVPALGLILQLLDEVEELRKGTRPIAITENNS; from the coding sequence ATGAAGGACATTGATATTACATTGACTTTTAATGAAATCTTAAACGTATGCGCTTGCGATCGCCAATGGTTGCTGGCATTAATTGAAGAAGGTGTAATTACCGTGGACGGCGATCCGGAACAGGCTATTTTCAGCGGTTTTCAAATGGGACGTATTCGCCGTGCCGGACGAATTGGTCGCGATTTTGAAGCCAGCGTACCGGCGCTAGGATTGATTCTTCAATTATTAGATGAAGTCGAAGAGTTACGGAAAGGAACTCGGCCTATCGCCATTACCGAAAATAATTCGTGA
- a CDS encoding DnaJ C-terminal domain-containing protein encodes MAEKNYYDVLGVAKDADLNTIKKAYRKLVRQYHPDVSKDPDAVKKTAEVNEAYEILKDQEKRAEYDEMLANPYGAAQGANPFSRGNPFGGEGGGFHRYEFHSDGDGAFGQANFNFEDLFGSFGRTAQARARQTGPIKGDDQHAEFTIDIATAYNGAARSVTLNVPTLDEYGHGVYQAKTLNIKIPKGITEGQQIRLSGQGLPGLNGGENGDLYLKIKFDEKPDLYVKNKKDVYQIIDVKPWDAVLGGKIIADTVAGRLQINLPENSQSGKSIRLKGKGIPTKEAGDLYLNIRIVVPSVQSDADRAAWKALATHFNGKTA; translated from the coding sequence ATGGCGGAGAAAAATTATTACGATGTATTGGGCGTAGCAAAAGATGCCGATCTCAATACCATTAAAAAAGCATATCGCAAATTAGTGCGTCAATATCACCCTGATGTGAGTAAAGATCCCGATGCGGTGAAAAAAACGGCGGAAGTCAATGAGGCTTACGAGATTTTAAAAGATCAAGAAAAACGCGCTGAGTATGATGAAATGTTGGCCAACCCTTATGGTGCGGCTCAAGGTGCTAATCCGTTTAGCCGGGGTAACCCATTCGGCGGTGAAGGCGGTGGATTTCATCGTTATGAATTCCATTCCGACGGCGATGGCGCTTTTGGACAAGCTAATTTCAATTTTGAGGATTTATTTGGTTCATTTGGCCGTACGGCGCAAGCACGTGCGCGTCAAACCGGCCCAATAAAAGGCGACGATCAACATGCGGAATTTACCATCGACATCGCTACCGCTTATAACGGCGCGGCACGTAGCGTAACCTTAAATGTACCAACGCTAGACGAATACGGACACGGCGTTTATCAAGCGAAAACGTTGAATATCAAAATTCCGAAAGGCATTACCGAAGGACAACAAATTCGATTAAGCGGTCAAGGATTGCCGGGCTTAAACGGCGGTGAAAACGGCGATCTATACTTAAAAATAAAATTCGATGAAAAGCCGGATCTTTACGTCAAAAATAAAAAAGACGTATATCAAATTATTGATGTAAAACCTTGGGACGCTGTCTTAGGCGGTAAAATCATTGCCGATACCGTTGCCGGTCGCTTACAAATCAACTTGCCGGAAAACAGCCAAAGCGGTAAAAGCATTCGTTTGAAAGGCAAGGGTATTCCGACAAAAGAAGCAGGGGATTTGTATTTGAATATTCGCATTGTCGTACCAAGCGTGCAAAGCGATGCAGATCGTGCAGCATGGAAAGCTTTAGCCACACATTTTAACGGCAAGACAGCATAA
- the hypE gene encoding hydrogenase expression/formation protein HypE, with protein MNNIITMAHGNGGAAMQQLIQDYFMKAFANPILAQGEDQARIPLAELTQQGEILSFSTDSFVIDPIFFPGGDIGKLAVCGTANDVSVCGAVPKYLSAGFILEEGLPLSELQQIIQSMAETAKAAGIQVVTGDTKVVQKGAVDKIFINTSGIGVIPKGLDWGVHRIQAGDKIIVSGTIGDHGATILNLREKLGIQTDLHSDCAVLYPLIECLREIDGVKAVRDATRGGVNAVLHEYANAQALGIHIDEQALPIRQEVRGICELLGLEALNFANEGKLVIVASANKTPEILTALHAHPLGKNAAVIGEMTTDKKIRLMGVFGQSRLLDLPTNEPLPRIC; from the coding sequence ATGAATAATATTATCACCATGGCGCACGGCAACGGTGGTGCGGCAATGCAACAATTAATTCAAGATTATTTTATGAAAGCCTTTGCCAACCCGATTTTAGCGCAAGGCGAAGATCAAGCGCGTATTCCTTTGGCCGAGCTGACACAACAAGGCGAAATCCTTTCGTTTAGTACCGATAGTTTTGTGATTGATCCTATTTTCTTCCCGGGCGGCGACATCGGCAAACTGGCAGTGTGCGGTACAGCGAATGATGTCTCAGTATGCGGTGCGGTACCGAAATATCTTTCTGCCGGCTTTATTTTAGAAGAAGGCTTGCCGCTTAGCGAACTGCAACAAATTATTCAATCTATGGCGGAAACCGCAAAGGCTGCCGGTATTCAAGTGGTGACCGGTGATACCAAAGTGGTGCAAAAAGGCGCAGTGGATAAGATATTTATCAACACCAGCGGCATCGGTGTTATTCCAAAAGGGCTGGACTGGGGCGTTCATCGAATTCAGGCGGGTGATAAAATTATCGTCAGTGGCACCATCGGTGATCACGGGGCGACCATTTTAAATTTACGCGAAAAATTAGGCATTCAAACGGATCTGCACAGCGACTGCGCAGTGCTTTATCCGTTAATTGAATGCTTACGCGAGATCGACGGCGTGAAAGCCGTGCGAGATGCCACCCGCGGCGGTGTCAATGCGGTGCTACATGAGTATGCTAATGCGCAAGCGTTGGGCATTCATATTGATGAGCAAGCGTTGCCAATTCGCCAAGAAGTGCGCGGTATTTGTGAATTACTCGGACTTGAAGCCTTAAACTTCGCCAACGAGGGGAAACTTGTGATTGTCGCTTCGGCAAACAAAACACCGGAAATTTTGACTGCACTTCATGCGCACCCGTTAGGCAAAAATGCCGCTGTGATTGGCGAAATGACGACGGATAAAAAAATACGTTTGATGGGCGTGTTCGGACAAAGTCGTTTACTGGATTTACCGACTAATGAGCCGTTACCTCGAATTTGTTAA
- the hypD gene encoding hydrogenase formation protein HypD — protein sequence MRFVDEFRDPELARSLVTQLEKLMEKLPHFTEENPLYLMEVCGGHTHTIFKFGLDRLLPKSIEFIHGPGCPVCVLPMGRIDVCIEIALKPDVIFCTFGDAMRVKGRQGSLLEAKAKGADVRIVYSPLDALNIAQNNPDKKVVFFSLGFETTMPSAAVTLQQAKKLSTKNFWIVCQNITIIPTLHSLLAQDQVKIDGFIAPGHVSMVIGTKPYQSIVDKYHKPFVITGFEPLDILQAIVMLVRQFVDGRCEIENQYKRIVDNHGNLLAQHAMQEVFQLKESSEWRGLGEIEQSGVELTEAYRQFDAEIYFQSQAQQVADDPNSRCGDVLTGRCKPSDCPLFGTNCNPDNAYGALMVSSEGACAAYYQYRRE from the coding sequence ATGCGATTTGTCGATGAATTTCGCGATCCTGAACTCGCCCGCAGTTTAGTGACGCAACTTGAAAAACTGATGGAAAAACTCCCGCACTTCACAGAGGAAAACCCACTGTATTTAATGGAAGTGTGCGGCGGTCATACGCATACGATTTTTAAATTCGGCTTGGATCGCTTATTGCCGAAAAGTATTGAGTTTATCCATGGCCCCGGCTGTCCGGTATGCGTATTACCGATGGGGCGAATTGATGTATGCATTGAAATTGCGCTCAAACCCGATGTGATTTTCTGCACTTTCGGCGACGCTATGCGTGTGAAAGGTCGTCAAGGTTCGCTGTTAGAAGCGAAAGCCAAAGGCGCGGATGTACGAATCGTGTATTCACCGTTGGATGCGTTAAATATCGCGCAAAATAATCCCGATAAAAAAGTGGTGTTCTTTTCCCTTGGCTTTGAAACCACGATGCCAAGCGCGGCGGTTACACTGCAGCAAGCGAAAAAACTGAGTACGAAGAATTTCTGGATTGTCTGCCAGAACATCACCATTATTCCGACTTTGCACAGTTTGTTGGCGCAAGATCAAGTGAAAATTGATGGCTTCATCGCACCGGGACATGTAAGTATGGTAATAGGCACGAAGCCGTATCAAAGTATTGTCGATAAATATCACAAACCCTTTGTGATTACCGGTTTTGAACCCTTAGATATTTTACAGGCGATTGTAATGCTTGTTCGGCAATTTGTGGATGGCCGTTGCGAAATCGAAAACCAATATAAACGGATTGTGGATAATCACGGCAATTTGCTTGCGCAACACGCCATGCAAGAAGTATTTCAACTAAAAGAAAGCAGCGAATGGCGCGGATTAGGCGAAATTGAACAATCCGGCGTGGAACTTACCGAGGCTTATCGCCAATTTGACGCCGAAATTTACTTCCAAAGCCAAGCACAACAAGTGGCCGACGATCCAAATTCTCGCTGCGGCGATGTACTGACCGGACGCTGCAAACCCTCCGATTGCCCGCTATTCGGCACCAATTGCAATCCGGATAATGCTTACGGCGCATTAATGGTATCTTCCGAAGGTGCTTGCGCGGCTTATTATCAATATCGTAGAGAATAA